From a region of the Candidatus Rhabdochlamydia porcellionis genome:
- a CDS encoding V-type ATP synthase subunit B, with the protein MKKVYDKIVDMRGNLITVKAEGVGLGELARIQKQNGRSLYASVLRIENDLVTLQCFENTRGIATNSRVTFLGRQMQAVCSDALLGRRLNGSGEPIDKGPVVVGDEIEIGTASFNPVRRIVPHELVRTNIPMIDVFNCLVKSQKIPIFSVAGEPYNALLMRIANQTDADVVIIGGMGLRFDDYQAFIDNAETSGSLDKTVMFIHQAVDPAVECLLVPDMALACAERFAMQDKNVLVLLTDMTAFADAIKEIMITMDQVPSTRGYPGSLYSDLASRYEKAVDIDGSGSITIISVTTMPGGDVTHPIPDNTGYITEGQFYLHGGRIDPFGSLSRLKQNVIEKVTREDHGSIANASIRLYADAKKAREQQSMGFPLSVWHRKLIVFAQLFEERMMSLDVNLPLEKALNLLWQTLSECFDQHEVGIKQTLIDKYWPKNS; encoded by the coding sequence GTGAAGAAGGTGTATGACAAAATTGTTGATATGCGAGGTAATTTAATCACAGTTAAGGCAGAAGGAGTTGGCCTTGGAGAATTAGCGCGTATTCAAAAGCAGAATGGCCGTAGCCTATATGCTTCTGTACTAAGAATTGAAAACGATCTTGTAACCTTGCAGTGCTTTGAAAATACCCGTGGAATTGCGACAAATAGTCGAGTCACTTTTTTAGGCAGGCAAATGCAGGCTGTTTGCAGCGATGCTCTTTTAGGACGAAGATTAAACGGTTCAGGCGAACCGATTGATAAAGGTCCAGTAGTTGTAGGGGATGAAATAGAGATAGGAACCGCTTCCTTTAATCCTGTAAGACGAATTGTTCCTCATGAGCTTGTGCGGACTAATATTCCTATGATCGATGTGTTTAATTGTCTGGTTAAATCACAAAAGATCCCGATTTTTTCTGTTGCAGGTGAACCTTATAACGCTTTGTTGATGCGCATTGCTAATCAAACAGATGCAGATGTTGTCATTATTGGTGGAATGGGATTGCGTTTTGATGACTACCAAGCGTTTATCGATAATGCAGAAACCTCTGGATCTTTAGATAAAACAGTGATGTTTATTCACCAGGCAGTTGATCCTGCGGTGGAATGCCTTTTAGTTCCAGATATGGCTTTAGCTTGTGCAGAGCGTTTTGCTATGCAAGATAAAAATGTCTTGGTGCTCTTAACCGATATGACGGCTTTTGCCGATGCGATCAAAGAGATCATGATTACTATGGATCAAGTCCCTTCTACAAGAGGATACCCTGGTTCTTTATATTCTGATCTTGCTTCTCGTTATGAGAAAGCAGTAGATATAGATGGCAGTGGATCGATTACAATTATTTCTGTGACAACTATGCCAGGCGGAGATGTAACACATCCAATTCCCGATAATACAGGATATATCACAGAAGGACAGTTTTATCTACATGGAGGCAGGATCGATCCTTTTGGTTCTTTATCGCGCTTAAAGCAAAACGTGATTGAGAAAGTAACCCGCGAAGATCACGGCTCTATTGCCAATGCCTCGATTCGTTTATATGCAGATGCTAAAAAAGCCAGAGAGCAGCAAAGTATGGGTTTTCCGCTTTCAGTATGGCATAGGAAGTTGATTGTCTTTGCGCAATTGTTTGAAGAGCGGATGATGAGTTTGGACGTGAATCTTCCTTTAGAGAAAGCGCTTAATTTATTATGGCAGACCCTCTCTGAGTGTTTTGATCAACACGAAGTAGGAATAAAACAAACATTGATTGATAAGTACTGGCCTAAAAATAGTTAA
- a CDS encoding V-type ATP synthase subunit D, with protein sequence MAEIKLTKMELRIQQLKLEQLRKYLPTLQMKKSMLQLEVSNAALEIDRFIFHLEVKQGKAQKYAQLFTDPSFDRLVSATQIQNREVLYDNIAGINVPKLGEIDFEKTQYSLFDTPLWFESVLNNIRDLIISRERVQVAKQKKQVLEKELKEVSIRVNLFEKILIPRAQSNIRKIKIFLNDQQLAAVSQAKIAKKKIYQRSLEVNA encoded by the coding sequence GTGGCTGAAATAAAACTTACCAAAATGGAGTTGCGTATACAGCAACTCAAACTAGAACAGTTGCGAAAATATTTACCAACTCTGCAGATGAAGAAATCGATGCTGCAACTAGAGGTGAGTAATGCTGCTTTAGAAATAGATCGGTTCATTTTTCATCTAGAGGTTAAACAGGGAAAAGCGCAGAAATATGCGCAGTTATTTACCGATCCGAGTTTTGATCGATTAGTTAGTGCAACGCAGATTCAAAATAGAGAAGTCCTTTATGACAATATTGCAGGAATTAATGTTCCTAAACTAGGGGAAATAGATTTTGAAAAAACGCAATACTCTTTATTTGATACACCTCTTTGGTTTGAATCCGTATTAAATAATATCAGAGATTTGATTATTTCTAGAGAAAGAGTACAGGTGGCTAAGCAAAAAAAACAAGTTCTTGAAAAAGAGTTAAAAGAAGTTTCGATTCGCGTGAATCTTTTTGAAAAGATTTTAATCCCAAGAGCTCAAAGCAATATTAGAAAAATTAAGATATTTTTAAATGACCAGCAGTTGGCAGCGGTATCTCAAGCTAAGATAGCAAAGAAGAAGATCTATCAACGTTCTCTTGAGGTTAACGCATGA
- a CDS encoding V-type ATP synthase subunit I: MIIPMKKYLILGVQEDLDTFLKKAQQQGVLEFIPGKNKTFSAFPKEMQCFIDAIRILRKLNPIGQSKDIEQSAEEIALYIIYLKKEIERLSEQMRMIRLEIARVSPLGDFSKEDIAYIETEAKKMIQFFCMKTLKREENPPDEGLIYLNTEYDLDYFMAIHADPVSYPHMIEMRVDKPVGILKEELEENKQSLQKIEKELRESACFQPFLQEALIAYLNAYHLEQAKNTVQYPLENSIFCVEAWIPQNKVRILYSLISDMAIHCESITVEKEEIVPTYMENKGVARIGEDLVRVYDIPAHTDKDPSTWVFWFFVLFFSIIVADGGYGLLYLALAGFCWFKFPNLKGQKRRFLKLATILATSCVLWGVCTASFFGLELKPNDWLMRISPLQKLVVKKADYHLQQNDDVQKELDEKFPQIRRVVTGKEIIEKAVEYKDGKTSYAVSDDFSKNILLDFSILLGIVHISCSLMRYFFRNWAGIGWVLFMIGGYLYFPSILNATTILHFLHLVSKSQGAEIGLQLIFSGIITAIVLALIQNGLKGLKYLTQLLEVFADVLSYLRLYALALAGSIMAATFNQLGKSAGLFGFIPILGGHSINILLGLMAGVIHGLRLNFIEWYHYCFDGGGRLFKPLTYLKSKEN; this comes from the coding sequence ATGATTATTCCTATGAAAAAATATCTGATTCTAGGGGTGCAAGAGGATCTTGATACCTTTTTAAAAAAAGCACAGCAGCAAGGGGTATTGGAATTTATCCCAGGAAAAAACAAAACATTTAGCGCATTTCCTAAAGAAATGCAGTGTTTTATCGATGCAATCCGCATATTGCGCAAACTCAATCCTATAGGTCAATCAAAAGATATAGAACAGTCCGCAGAAGAGATTGCTCTTTATATTATTTATTTAAAAAAAGAGATAGAGCGCTTATCAGAGCAGATGCGCATGATTAGATTGGAAATCGCAAGGGTTTCTCCATTAGGGGATTTTTCTAAAGAAGATATTGCGTATATTGAGACAGAAGCCAAAAAAATGATTCAGTTTTTTTGCATGAAAACGCTCAAACGCGAAGAAAATCCACCAGATGAAGGATTGATTTATCTGAATACCGAATACGATCTAGATTATTTTATGGCTATTCATGCAGATCCTGTTAGCTATCCTCATATGATTGAGATGCGCGTGGATAAACCAGTAGGCATTTTAAAAGAAGAGCTAGAAGAGAATAAACAGTCCTTGCAGAAAATAGAAAAAGAACTTAGAGAATCCGCATGTTTTCAGCCTTTTCTGCAAGAAGCGCTAATTGCATATCTGAACGCCTATCACTTAGAACAAGCTAAAAACACGGTTCAATATCCTTTAGAAAACTCTATCTTTTGTGTAGAAGCATGGATTCCTCAAAACAAGGTACGCATCTTATATTCTTTAATCAGTGATATGGCCATTCACTGTGAATCTATTACTGTAGAAAAAGAAGAGATAGTTCCTACTTATATGGAAAATAAAGGGGTTGCTCGAATTGGTGAAGATCTTGTGCGCGTGTATGATATTCCAGCTCACACGGATAAAGATCCTTCTACTTGGGTATTTTGGTTTTTTGTACTCTTTTTTTCCATCATTGTTGCAGATGGAGGTTATGGTTTGCTCTATCTTGCCCTAGCAGGCTTTTGTTGGTTTAAATTCCCTAATCTTAAAGGACAAAAAAGAAGATTTTTAAAATTAGCGACTATTTTGGCAACAAGCTGTGTTTTATGGGGTGTATGTACAGCTTCTTTCTTTGGATTAGAACTCAAACCAAATGATTGGCTTATGCGAATTTCTCCGCTTCAAAAACTTGTGGTAAAAAAGGCAGATTATCACCTGCAGCAAAATGATGATGTACAAAAGGAATTAGATGAAAAGTTTCCTCAAATAAGAAGAGTTGTTACCGGAAAAGAGATTATTGAAAAAGCAGTTGAGTATAAAGATGGTAAAACAAGCTATGCTGTATCAGATGATTTTTCTAAGAATATTTTATTAGATTTTTCTATCCTATTGGGAATTGTACATATTTCTTGCTCCTTAATGCGGTATTTTTTCCGTAACTGGGCAGGAATTGGCTGGGTTCTTTTTATGATAGGTGGTTATTTATATTTTCCTTCCATCTTGAATGCCACTACCATTTTGCATTTTTTACATCTAGTCAGTAAATCCCAAGGAGCTGAAATTGGCCTGCAGTTGATTTTTAGCGGGATCATTACAGCTATTGTATTAGCGCTTATTCAAAACGGTTTAAAAGGCTTGAAGTACCTTACACAGCTTCTAGAAGTGTTTGCTGATGTGCTTTCTTATTTGCGCCTATATGCCTTAGCACTTGCTGGAAGTATTATGGCAGCTACATTTAATCAACTAGGAAAAAGCGCTGGATTATTTGGCTTTATACCTATTTTAGGAGGGCATAGTATAAACATTCTTCTTGGGTTAATGGCGGGTGTTATTCACGGGCTTCGTCTCAATTTTATTGAATGGTACCACTATTGCTTTGATGGAGGAGGGCGCTTATTTAAACCTCTAACCTATTTGAAATCGAAAGAAAATTAA
- a CDS encoding ATP synthase subunit C has translation MDYSMVGPALVLGLGCAGSAIGCGIGGMASHAVMSRVEENHGQFIGMSAVASSQAIYGFVLMLLMKAKIVSGELSPLSGIGIGVSVGMAFLFSSIYQGLCAASGIQASAKQPAIIGKCFAALGIIESFSLFAFVFALLLI, from the coding sequence ATGGATTATAGTATGGTAGGACCTGCACTAGTTTTAGGATTAGGCTGTGCTGGAAGTGCAATTGGTTGTGGAATTGGCGGTATGGCGTCTCATGCTGTTATGAGTCGTGTAGAAGAAAATCACGGGCAGTTTATTGGTATGTCTGCCGTAGCTTCTTCTCAAGCAATTTATGGGTTTGTTTTGATGCTACTAATGAAGGCTAAGATTGTCTCAGGAGAACTATCCCCTCTTTCTGGTATTGGTATTGGTGTATCTGTTGGAATGGCCTTTCTTTTTTCTTCTATCTACCAAGGATTATGCGCGGCATCAGGTATTCAAGCCTCAGCTAAACAACCAGCAATTATTGGGAAATGCTTTGCTGCATTAGGAATTATTGAATCATTTTCCTTATTTGCGTTTGTCTTTGCTCTTTTACTGATTTAA
- the fumC gene encoding class II fumarate hydratase, with protein sequence MRRERDSLGEVEVPEDCYWGAQTQRSLANFAIGTEKMPMPLIRAITIVKLATAKVNQKLGLLDSQKAKAIVSVCEEILKGDLDDQFPLVIWQTGSGTQTNMNVNEVIANRANVKLGGKKGSKDPVHPNDDVNQSQSSNDVFPSAMHIAAKLAICQNLLPSLQKFYRALEQKAKEFEKIIKVGRTHLMDAAPLSLGQEFSGYATQIKQGISTIENALNPLSELALGGSAVGTGLNTHPDYAKQVVEMISQQTQVVFVSAVNKFEALAANDAIVEMSGALKRLSCSLMKIANDIRWLGSGPRCGLSELILPENEPGSSIMPGKVNPTQCEAMTMVAVQVFGNDTAITFAGSQGNFELNVFKPVMIYNLLQSIQLLSDVVLNFQDKCLSGIRPNRARIAYYLENSLMLATALNPVIGYDRAAQVVSKAYRENISLKEAAMQLEFLTEAQFDAAINPSKMV encoded by the coding sequence ATGCGCAGAGAAAGAGATTCTTTAGGAGAGGTTGAAGTTCCAGAGGATTGTTATTGGGGAGCACAAACACAGCGTTCTTTAGCCAATTTTGCTATAGGAACAGAGAAGATGCCTATGCCTTTGATTCGTGCAATAACGATAGTAAAGCTTGCTACTGCTAAAGTAAATCAAAAGTTAGGTTTATTAGATTCTCAGAAAGCTAAAGCAATTGTTAGCGTGTGCGAAGAAATCTTGAAAGGAGATTTGGATGATCAGTTTCCTTTGGTCATTTGGCAGACGGGCTCTGGTACACAGACGAATATGAATGTCAATGAAGTGATTGCCAATCGCGCTAATGTGAAACTAGGTGGAAAAAAGGGGAGTAAAGACCCAGTTCACCCTAATGATGATGTAAATCAATCCCAATCTTCGAACGACGTTTTTCCTAGTGCTATGCATATTGCGGCAAAACTTGCTATTTGTCAAAATTTGCTTCCTAGTCTGCAGAAGTTTTATCGTGCTTTAGAGCAGAAAGCAAAAGAATTTGAAAAAATTATTAAGGTTGGTCGCACGCATCTTATGGATGCTGCCCCTTTAAGTTTAGGACAGGAATTTTCTGGATACGCTACGCAGATAAAACAGGGAATTTCTACTATTGAAAATGCCTTAAATCCTCTTTCAGAACTAGCTCTTGGAGGTAGCGCTGTGGGAACAGGGCTTAACACTCATCCTGACTACGCTAAGCAAGTAGTTGAGATGATTAGTCAGCAAACACAGGTTGTATTTGTTTCAGCTGTTAATAAATTTGAGGCTTTGGCCGCAAATGATGCGATTGTTGAGATGAGTGGAGCTTTAAAAAGATTAAGCTGTTCTTTAATGAAAATTGCAAACGATATTCGTTGGCTTGGATCAGGTCCGAGATGTGGTCTTTCTGAGCTGATTTTACCAGAAAATGAACCTGGCTCTTCGATTATGCCAGGTAAGGTAAACCCTACTCAGTGTGAAGCAATGACTATGGTAGCTGTACAAGTATTTGGGAATGACACAGCCATTACCTTTGCAGGTTCACAGGGAAATTTTGAGCTAAATGTTTTCAAACCTGTTATGATTTATAATCTGCTCCAATCCATTCAATTGCTGTCTGATGTAGTTCTTAATTTCCAGGATAAATGTTTAAGCGGTATACGACCCAATAGAGCTCGTATTGCCTATTACTTAGAGAACTCTCTGATGTTAGCAACCGCTTTAAACCCTGTCATTGGTTATGACAGAGCAGCACAAGTTGTCTCTAAAGCATATCGAGAAAATATCTCCCTTAAAGAAGCAGCAATGCAGCTAGAGTTTTTAACAGAAGCACAATTTGATGCTGCTATTAATCCTAGCAAGATGGTTTAG
- a CDS encoding NUDIX hydrolase has translation MVKHLKQAVSGIIFCSEKKKILLIKRRDIPVWVLPGGGMEVQETPEKAVIREVYEETGLSVQIVRKVAEYSPINKLTQLTHLFECSIVQGNLQTGSETKEIGFFLSSKLPLLPPPYLSWIQDALSHRECIIQKKIEGVSYLILCKFLCLHPILVTRYLLTKIGIHINT, from the coding sequence ATGGTAAAGCATTTAAAGCAAGCGGTCTCTGGAATTATCTTTTGCTCTGAGAAAAAAAAAATCCTCCTAATCAAAAGAAGGGACATTCCTGTTTGGGTACTTCCAGGAGGAGGCATGGAAGTGCAAGAAACCCCTGAAAAAGCTGTGATAAGAGAGGTCTATGAAGAAACAGGTTTAAGCGTACAAATTGTACGCAAAGTAGCTGAGTACTCACCAATAAACAAGCTTACCCAATTGACGCATCTATTTGAATGCTCTATTGTACAAGGGAATCTACAAACAGGCAGTGAGACTAAAGAAATTGGATTTTTTCTATCTTCCAAACTTCCTTTATTGCCCCCTCCTTATTTAAGCTGGATTCAAGATGCCTTATCCCATCGAGAATGCATTATCCAAAAAAAAATTGAAGGAGTGTCCTATCTTATTCTGTGCAAATTTTTATGCCTGCATCCGATTTTGGTTACTCGCTATCTGCTGACCAAAATAGGCATTCATATCAATACCTAA
- a CDS encoding 3-deoxy-7-phosphoheptulonate synthase translates to MKQIQIPSPAILKKQCPPSKSAQDFLMQSKKKANAIAAAKDPSKVFFIGPCSIHDIDSAIAYAECFKKLCSTLNNSCFLVMRVHLQKPRTITGWKGLMYDPYLDGSNDIQTGLLWSRKLLTTLAEMNVPCATEWLDPLSSCFLSDLITWGFIGARTSSSQVHRELASSLYFPVGFKNHTDGSLEDAIHGVLSAKEKHTFMSINQDGVACAFQSVGNPHTHLVLRGSHQGVNYNSKSIKTALKKLAAVNLPQRIIVDCAHDNCEKQFQKQKDVFESVLEQISNGRHEILGAMIESHLKEGNQILKPGKLEFGLSITDPCLNWEETAELISQANCVMC, encoded by the coding sequence ATGAAGCAAATACAAATACCCTCTCCTGCTATTTTAAAAAAGCAATGTCCTCCCTCTAAATCCGCACAAGACTTTCTTATGCAATCCAAAAAAAAAGCAAATGCGATTGCAGCAGCAAAAGATCCTAGCAAAGTGTTTTTTATTGGCCCTTGCTCTATTCATGACATCGACTCAGCTATTGCTTATGCTGAATGCTTTAAAAAACTTTGCTCTACTTTGAATAACAGCTGTTTTTTAGTCATGCGCGTTCATCTGCAAAAACCTCGTACAATTACAGGTTGGAAGGGTTTAATGTATGACCCTTACTTAGATGGGAGTAACGATATTCAAACAGGACTGCTCTGGTCTCGCAAACTTTTAACCACTCTTGCTGAAATGAATGTGCCTTGTGCAACAGAGTGGCTTGATCCCCTTTCTTCTTGCTTCTTAAGCGATTTAATTACTTGGGGATTCATCGGAGCTCGTACCTCTAGTTCTCAAGTACACCGTGAATTAGCCTCTAGTCTTTATTTCCCTGTAGGTTTTAAAAATCACACAGATGGTTCTTTAGAAGATGCCATTCATGGAGTTTTATCTGCTAAAGAGAAGCACACTTTTATGAGTATCAATCAAGACGGAGTTGCATGTGCCTTTCAATCTGTGGGAAATCCTCATACACACCTTGTTTTAAGAGGTTCTCATCAAGGAGTTAATTATAATTCCAAGTCAATCAAAACAGCCTTGAAAAAATTAGCTGCCGTTAATCTACCTCAGCGTATCATCGTTGACTGTGCACACGATAACTGTGAAAAACAATTTCAAAAACAAAAAGATGTCTTTGAATCTGTCTTAGAACAAATCTCAAACGGTAGACATGAAATTTTAGGAGCAATGATAGAGAGTCATCTAAAAGAAGGCAACCAAATTCTAAAGCCGGGTAAGTTAGAGTTTGGTCTTTCTATTACAGATCCTTGCTTAAATTGGGAAGAGACCGCTGAGTTGATTTCTCAAGCTAATTGTGTGATGTGCTAA
- a CDS encoding alanine/glycine:cation symporter family protein, translating into MTYKVFVWYLNQLDKWMWSYILFFLLIGVGIFFTIRLKGIQFRYLGYSLKLAFTRSDQDAEGDISQFQALMTALAATIGIGSIAGVATAIVTGGFGAVFWMWMIALVGMATKFIEAILAVKYREIDEKGRMCGGPMYYLANGLQLKWLGVIFSICCLLATLCGGNLIQAHSIAIACTELIPCSVIWPGIIMAVLTAFVLFGGIKNIAKISSLLVPIMALLYIVSGLFILCVRYERIWEGFLTIIQTAFTGQAAVGGFLGASVMMAIQLGAARGISSNEAGMGSAPIAAAAAKTDVPGRQALISMSGVFFSSFVVCTITALVISVTDVLGTIGANGEALNGVALVIQAFRSIIPGGELIVILGVILFGYTTIIGWSYYGEKSMEFLFKGSLQKSYRVLFCFCVFLGSIMSIEIVWPLSDIMNGLMTLPNLIGLIGLSSIACKEAQHFFQLLSQEKKAALN; encoded by the coding sequence ATGACTTATAAAGTATTTGTTTGGTATTTAAATCAATTAGATAAATGGATGTGGAGCTATATCTTATTCTTTCTACTCATTGGTGTAGGAATATTTTTTACGATTCGTTTAAAGGGAATACAGTTTCGTTATTTGGGTTATTCCTTAAAATTAGCGTTTACTAGATCGGATCAAGATGCTGAAGGAGATATTAGCCAGTTTCAAGCGCTAATGACAGCATTAGCTGCAACTATTGGAATCGGTAGTATTGCAGGGGTTGCAACCGCAATTGTTACAGGAGGATTTGGCGCCGTCTTCTGGATGTGGATGATTGCTCTTGTAGGGATGGCGACTAAATTCATTGAAGCCATTTTAGCAGTGAAATATCGAGAGATAGATGAAAAAGGAAGAATGTGCGGCGGACCTATGTACTATTTAGCAAATGGTCTACAATTAAAATGGTTAGGAGTAATTTTCTCTATTTGCTGTTTACTAGCTACTCTCTGTGGGGGAAATCTCATACAAGCACATTCTATTGCAATAGCTTGTACTGAACTTATTCCTTGTTCGGTTATTTGGCCTGGAATCATTATGGCGGTTCTTACAGCTTTTGTTTTATTTGGAGGTATTAAAAATATCGCTAAGATTAGTAGTTTATTAGTACCGATTATGGCTCTCTTGTATATTGTTTCAGGTTTATTTATTTTATGTGTGCGCTATGAGCGCATTTGGGAGGGATTTTTAACAATTATCCAAACAGCTTTTACAGGACAAGCAGCAGTTGGCGGTTTCTTAGGAGCATCTGTTATGATGGCAATCCAGTTAGGTGCAGCAAGAGGGATCTCTTCAAATGAAGCAGGCATGGGAAGTGCCCCCATTGCAGCAGCAGCAGCAAAAACCGATGTACCGGGAAGACAAGCCTTGATTTCCATGAGTGGGGTGTTTTTTTCTAGTTTTGTTGTATGCACAATTACAGCGCTTGTTATCTCGGTAACCGATGTTTTAGGAACAATAGGAGCAAATGGGGAAGCACTCAATGGAGTAGCTCTTGTGATTCAGGCTTTTCGCTCTATCATTCCTGGAGGGGAATTGATTGTGATTTTGGGAGTCATCTTATTTGGTTACACTACCATTATTGGATGGTCTTATTATGGAGAGAAAAGCATGGAGTTTCTCTTCAAAGGATCTTTGCAAAAAAGTTATCGAGTCTTGTTTTGCTTTTGTGTGTTTTTAGGCTCCATTATGAGCATAGAAATAGTCTGGCCTTTATCAGATATCATGAATGGCTTAATGACTCTTCCCAATTTAATCGGATTAATTGGCCTATCTTCTATTGCTTGCAAGGAAGCCCAGCATTTTTTTCAGCTATTAAGTCAAGAAAAAAAAGCAGCACTTAATTAA